The proteins below come from a single Mesobacillus jeotgali genomic window:
- a CDS encoding ATP-binding cassette domain-containing protein, translating into MITVENLKKEYKLVKRDPGLKGAIKSLFNRKYETKHAVKGINFTIEQGETVGYIGANGAGKSTTIKMLTGILTPTSGKVMVNGLVPYENRQKNAVNIGAVFGQRTQLFWDIPVRESYNLLKHIYEIPEQEYQETVAMFTDVLNLEPLLGIPVRQLSLGQKMRCELAAAFLHRPKVVYLDEPTIGLDIAVKVKIRKFIKEMNQRWGTTVLLTTHDMQDIEEICDRIIIIDGGTILYDGGLEQIKKQFGQQRVIHFELADKEKFELPASLTGQVEVLHNEEETKVSLSFDHETVKSSFVISEMMSMYEIGDLNIADPKIETIVEELYNKQEQGGEHGKVLANS; encoded by the coding sequence GTGATTACAGTTGAGAATTTGAAAAAGGAATATAAATTGGTAAAGCGTGACCCTGGTCTTAAGGGAGCAATCAAGTCGCTTTTTAACCGGAAGTATGAGACGAAGCATGCGGTGAAGGGGATTAATTTTACCATTGAGCAGGGGGAGACGGTAGGCTATATCGGGGCGAATGGCGCCGGTAAGTCGACGACAATCAAGATGCTGACGGGAATCCTGACACCGACTTCGGGCAAGGTGATGGTGAACGGGCTGGTGCCGTATGAAAACCGCCAGAAGAATGCGGTGAATATTGGAGCGGTCTTCGGACAGCGGACACAGCTTTTCTGGGATATACCGGTTCGTGAATCTTATAATCTGTTAAAACATATTTACGAGATTCCGGAGCAAGAGTATCAAGAAACAGTCGCCATGTTTACGGATGTCTTGAACCTGGAGCCCTTGCTGGGTATTCCGGTCAGACAGCTTTCTCTTGGGCAAAAAATGCGCTGTGAGCTGGCTGCAGCCTTCCTTCACAGGCCTAAAGTTGTTTACCTGGATGAACCGACGATTGGTTTGGATATTGCGGTGAAGGTGAAAATCAGAAAGTTTATTAAGGAAATGAATCAGCGCTGGGGCACAACAGTGCTGTTGACTACACATGACATGCAGGACATTGAGGAAATCTGCGACCGGATCATCATCATTGATGGCGGTACGATTTTATACGATGGAGGTCTTGAGCAGATTAAAAAGCAATTTGGCCAGCAGCGGGTAATCCATTTTGAACTGGCAGATAAGGAAAAGTTTGAACTGCCTGCGTCGCTCACTGGTCAGGTGGAAGTTTTACACAATGAAGAAGAAACGAAGGTCAGCCTCTCTTTTGACCATGAGACTGTTAAAAGCTCGTTCGTCATTTCGGAAATGATGAGCATGTATGAAATTGGTGATTTGAATATTGCGGATCCTAAGATCGAGACAATTGTAGAGGAGCTGTACAACAAGCAGGAACAGGGGGGAGAGCATGGGAAAGTATTGGCAAATAGCTAA